Part of the Natrialbaceae archaeon AArc-T1-2 genome, GGAGCGATTCGGCGAGGACTTCACGCTCGTCAGCATCGACGCGCCGTTTGAACTCCGAGCCGAGCGGATCGACGCCAGAGGACGAGACGCGAGCCAGGACGACGGCGGCGAGGCACTCGCTGCCCGTGACGACAGAGAGCGAGGCTTCGGGATGGACGACGCCATGGAACGTGCAGACGTCGTCGTCGAGAACACCGGTTCGCTCGAGTCGTTTCACGACCGGATCCGATCGCTCATTCGCAAACATACGAGGACACGAAACGCAAACTCATGACTGACATTTACCGCATCGACGTCGAAATCACGGCACCGGTTTACGACACCGAGGTGACCTCCCGCGTCGCAGACGCCGTCGCGAACGTTTTCCCCGAGGCCGACCTCGAGGAGGCCCACGGAGAGGTCCGCGGGACTGCACACTCCCTCGAGCACTTTTCCGAGCTGCTCCACCGCCAGGAAATTCTCGACACCGCCCGCGGGGAGTTCTTCACGAATCGCGAGAACGGTACGTTTACGTTCGCGCTGAAAAAACAGGCGGCGTTCGAGGGGCGGGTGAACTTCGCCGTCGGCGAATCCGACGAACTCGGCGAGATCACCGTTCGCGTCCGGGTCGACGACCCCGACCTCGAGTCCTACGTCGACCACGTCGCGCCACCGACCGAGGACGGCCGGCCGA contains:
- a CDS encoding RNA-binding domain-containing protein; protein product: MTDIYRIDVEITAPVYDTEVTSRVADAVANVFPEADLEEAHGEVRGTAHSLEHFSELLHRQEILDTARGEFFTNRENGTFTFALKKQAAFEGRVNFAVGESDELGEITVRVRVDDPDLESYVDHVAPPTEDGRPIE